A genomic stretch from Carboxydocella sporoproducens DSM 16521 includes:
- a CDS encoding ABC transporter substrate-binding protein — protein sequence MGKKAIYILMLLTGIIVILGCQIASKTEPTKWSVGILAASNAKAEKIVGFKQGLADLGITEGKDVTYIILNAQGEREQLLPLARKLVHEKPDVLVATGGVEADALKIAAENQNIPIVFIGAASTVQRGIVKSFIDPGAQITGVDNYHAELAGKRLELLKKLLPYVQKVIVIYDPNVPPGYTSLKIVQNTAKDLGIVIKTIAVSSRTDFKTKLNRQSVQNYDAILPLSSFLIETLTQDLLAFSWQNKIPVMGIIEQEADRGYFAAYGVSMYNQGYQGARIVAKVLQGQQPKQIPVETPDNLELVVNLRTVERLGLKLNETGLNFARIIIK from the coding sequence ATGGGAAAAAAGGCTATTTATATTTTGATGTTGCTAACAGGAATTATTGTTATTTTGGGCTGTCAAATTGCTTCAAAAACTGAGCCGACCAAATGGTCTGTCGGTATCCTGGCTGCCAGCAATGCTAAAGCGGAAAAAATCGTTGGCTTTAAGCAAGGTTTAGCTGACCTGGGAATTACCGAGGGAAAAGACGTTACCTATATAATTTTAAATGCTCAGGGTGAGCGGGAACAGCTCTTGCCTTTGGCCCGGAAGTTAGTACATGAGAAGCCGGATGTGCTGGTAGCAACCGGGGGTGTGGAAGCTGATGCCCTGAAAATAGCAGCTGAGAATCAGAACATTCCCATTGTTTTTATTGGAGCTGCTTCTACGGTACAACGAGGTATAGTAAAAAGCTTTATTGACCCGGGAGCACAAATTACCGGTGTGGATAATTATCATGCTGAGCTGGCCGGGAAAAGATTGGAATTATTAAAGAAACTGTTACCTTATGTGCAGAAAGTTATTGTTATCTACGATCCTAACGTTCCTCCCGGTTATACCAGTTTGAAAATAGTTCAAAATACGGCTAAAGATTTAGGGATAGTAATAAAAACCATAGCGGTAAGTTCCAGAACAGACTTTAAAACAAAACTAAATCGGCAATCGGTGCAGAACTATGATGCTATTCTTCCTTTGTCAAGTTTTTTGATTGAAACTTTAACCCAGGACTTGCTTGCCTTTTCCTGGCAAAACAAGATTCCGGTTATGGGCATCATTGAACAGGAAGCGGACCGGGGTTATTTCGCCGCTTACGGCGTTTCTATGTATAATCAGGGATACCAGGGAGCCAGAATAGTAGCCAAAGTTTTACAGGGACAGCAGCCGAAACAGATACCTGTGGAAACACCGGATAATCTGGAATTGGTGGTAAATCTGCGCACAGTGGAGAGACTGGGACTTAAACTAAATGAAACTGGATTAAATTTTGCCAGAATAATTATAAAATAA
- a CDS encoding ATP-binding protein — MKIWNRIKVKVLAFGITMSILPLASLGYLNVRTAEQDLLMSIQQRNTDLVKGIATDLGQLITGIEDKISTAGNIYGETLLQQDRESQEKFLYIFLRDIPAVEDLSLLNSRGIEVMRVSKREVITPQKLSQVDPKLLTQKGMVKHYLTADQRTMVSLIIPIKNRLTREIKGGFYVQVNLRSIMNRIITRYGNQKGAIFVVNRDGKLIAHEDFSQVLRQTPVSSSLAVRQFMEGKENAGRIPLRYVSFTGEEVLGVYAPIKQLGWAAVVEIPVREAYRPVAALSIKFLIGTILVVVLVVIISILFALRFTKPIETLEQGAKRVAAGELNLVLPKTTDDEIGQLVDAFNFMTQQIKSKSAELIQTEKMAALGLLAAGVAHEINNPLATVSAYAEDLLERIDQEDIEELYRSGELAKYLQVICKQTERGKKITGSLLNFARQPAGHMMDINLNELLEDTLALVNHRIKQLGIQIDKKLAVNLPVVKGDLSQLQQVLLNLICNALDAMETTGGRLKLITEKGQKSIVVKIIDTGTGIAREELKKVFDPFYTTKPLGKGTGLGLSICYGIVKEMKGDIQISSELGRGTTVTVILPIDNMTGWKEGDEHEGTD, encoded by the coding sequence ATGAAAATCTGGAATCGCATAAAAGTAAAGGTTTTAGCCTTTGGCATTACAATGTCTATTCTACCGCTGGCATCATTGGGTTATCTCAATGTTCGGACTGCCGAACAGGATTTGTTGATGTCCATCCAGCAACGGAATACTGACCTCGTAAAAGGAATAGCCACAGATCTAGGTCAGTTAATTACTGGAATCGAAGATAAGATATCTACAGCTGGTAATATTTACGGGGAAACCCTTTTGCAACAGGACCGGGAAAGCCAGGAAAAATTCCTGTATATTTTTTTACGGGATATACCGGCTGTCGAGGATCTAAGTCTGTTGAATTCCCGGGGAATTGAGGTCATGCGGGTTTCCAAGCGGGAAGTAATTACTCCTCAAAAGTTGTCACAAGTGGACCCGAAACTGTTGACCCAAAAAGGCATGGTTAAACATTATCTTACTGCTGACCAGCGAACTATGGTAAGCTTGATTATCCCCATTAAAAATAGGTTAACCAGGGAAATTAAAGGTGGTTTTTATGTTCAGGTTAATTTAAGGTCAATTATGAACAGAATTATTACCAGATATGGTAACCAGAAAGGTGCTATTTTTGTAGTTAACCGAGATGGAAAATTGATTGCCCATGAAGATTTCAGTCAAGTTTTAAGACAAACTCCGGTAAGCTCCAGCCTTGCTGTTCGCCAGTTTATGGAGGGGAAAGAGAATGCAGGCAGGATACCGTTAAGATATGTCTCATTTACCGGGGAGGAAGTATTAGGGGTTTATGCTCCCATTAAACAGTTAGGCTGGGCGGCAGTGGTGGAAATACCGGTCCGTGAGGCTTATCGCCCTGTTGCTGCCTTGAGTATCAAGTTTCTGATCGGGACAATTCTGGTGGTAGTGCTGGTTGTTATCATCAGTATTCTTTTTGCTTTGCGTTTTACTAAACCCATTGAGACCCTGGAACAAGGAGCTAAACGGGTGGCTGCAGGCGAATTGAACCTGGTCTTGCCCAAAACTACAGATGATGAAATCGGTCAGTTGGTAGATGCTTTTAACTTTATGACTCAACAGATCAAGAGCAAATCTGCTGAACTTATTCAGACGGAAAAAATGGCGGCTTTGGGTTTATTGGCTGCGGGGGTAGCCCATGAAATCAATAATCCCTTAGCTACGGTTTCCGCTTATGCTGAGGACCTGTTAGAGCGGATCGATCAAGAAGATATTGAGGAACTTTACCGTTCTGGTGAATTGGCAAAATACTTACAGGTAATATGTAAACAGACCGAAAGGGGCAAAAAAATTACAGGAAGCTTATTGAATTTTGCCAGACAACCTGCCGGTCATATGATGGATATAAATCTTAACGAATTGCTGGAAGATACTTTGGCCCTGGTTAATCACCGGATTAAGCAACTTGGTATCCAAATAGATAAAAAATTGGCTGTAAATTTGCCTGTAGTTAAAGGGGACCTTTCCCAGCTGCAACAGGTTTTACTCAATCTTATCTGCAATGCTCTGGATGCTATGGAAACAACGGGAGGACGGCTTAAACTGATTACGGAAAAAGGACAAAAAAGCATAGTAGTTAAAATTATTGACACCGGAACCGGTATTGCCAGGGAGGAGCTGAAGAAAGTTTTTGATCCTTTTTATACAACAAAACCACTGGGTAAAGGTACTGGCCTGGGACTGTCCATTTGTTACGGTATTGTCAAAGAAATGAAGGGAGACATTCAAATTAGCAGTGAATTGGGCAGAGGAACAACGGTTACTGTGATATTACCAATTGATAATATGACTGGCTGGAAAGAAGGTGATGAACATGAGGGAACAGATTAA
- a CDS encoding sigma-54-dependent transcriptional regulator has product MREQIKVLIVDDEENFRDLLIQRLSRKGYWVKGAATGEEALHFLKEETFQVAIFDIKLPGMDGIELLQQARQIEENLQVIILTGHGTIESAIEAMKMGAYDYLTKPCNLAELEITLQKAYEKKQLLEENLGMKEVLRRDRSSKVIVGKSQAITRVLELAKKVAASDSPVLIEGESGTGKELIVNAIHHWSSRAQQPLVAVNSGALPAQLLESELFGHEKGAFTGALTTKKGLIESAHRGTLFLDEIGEMELGLQVKLLRFLETGEFRRVGDVRLRKVDVRVIAATNRNLEEEVVKGNFREDLYYRLNVIKIRVPPLRERKEDIPLLAEYFLQKAGNGAPKQLASDALEALMSYDYPGNVRELFNILERGILLSTGAKIQKEDLFGCFAREDEPKLCTLEEMEKRYIKQVLEAVQWNKTKAAELLGISVRNLYRKIEEYQLKK; this is encoded by the coding sequence ATGAGGGAACAGATTAAAGTTTTAATAGTTGATGATGAAGAAAATTTCCGGGATTTGTTGATTCAACGTTTGAGCAGAAAAGGTTATTGGGTCAAGGGGGCAGCGACGGGCGAAGAGGCTCTGCATTTTTTAAAAGAGGAAACCTTTCAGGTAGCAATTTTTGATATCAAACTGCCGGGGATGGATGGAATAGAACTGCTGCAACAGGCCAGACAAATAGAAGAGAATCTCCAGGTGATTATCCTTACGGGGCACGGGACCATAGAGTCTGCTATTGAGGCGATGAAGATGGGTGCTTATGATTATTTAACCAAGCCCTGCAACCTGGCGGAACTGGAAATCACTCTCCAAAAAGCTTATGAGAAAAAACAGTTACTGGAAGAAAATTTGGGGATGAAAGAAGTCTTGCGGAGGGACAGGAGTTCCAAAGTAATTGTAGGTAAAAGCCAGGCCATTACCAGAGTGCTGGAGTTGGCTAAAAAGGTGGCTGCTTCCGATTCACCGGTACTGATTGAGGGAGAAAGCGGTACCGGCAAGGAACTGATTGTTAATGCTATCCACCACTGGAGCAGCAGAGCCCAACAACCATTAGTAGCTGTCAATTCCGGAGCTCTGCCGGCCCAACTGTTGGAAAGCGAGCTCTTCGGTCATGAAAAAGGGGCTTTTACAGGAGCATTAACTACAAAAAAAGGTTTAATTGAAAGTGCTCACCGCGGAACCCTTTTTTTAGATGAAATTGGGGAAATGGAATTAGGATTACAGGTAAAACTGTTGCGGTTTTTGGAAACTGGTGAGTTCCGGAGAGTTGGTGACGTGCGTTTGCGTAAAGTGGATGTTCGGGTGATAGCGGCTACCAACCGGAATTTGGAAGAAGAAGTGGTTAAAGGTAATTTCCGGGAAGACTTATATTACCGGCTGAATGTCATTAAGATTCGGGTTCCGCCTCTGCGGGAGCGAAAAGAAGATATTCCCTTGCTGGCAGAGTATTTTTTGCAAAAAGCTGGTAATGGAGCACCTAAACAACTTGCTTCCGATGCCCTGGAGGCACTCATGAGTTATGACTATCCGGGGAATGTCCGGGAGCTGTTTAATATTCTGGAACGCGGCATACTGCTCAGCACCGGTGCTAAAATTCAGAAGGAGGACCTTTTTGGCTGTTTTGCCAGGGAAGATGAACCGAAGCTATGTACCCTTGAGGAAATGGAAAAGAGATATATTAAACAGGTTTTAGAGGCAGTTCAATGGAATAAAACCAAAGCGGCAGAACTACTGGGAATCAGTGTCCGTAATCTTTATCGCAAAATTGAAGAATATCAATTAAAGAAATAA
- a CDS encoding 4Fe-4S binding protein: protein MELQLEPDKCLRVRTAANICDNCVKVCPSQAIEISNGFRIDKEKCDTCGLCAGTCPTEALMLDQHSYHQLIGRAREKRKIAFTCEQNPLLGVINLPCLGYLSETLLIGLVLNCNRIRLVFAAEKCASCNRQAGALIEERLIRVQAMASRLGKEGVLLVDNGEEEEVLTKREFFSFLKDRIVTLTYSGWEDKRARKGKKLLPAAREFLLNSTGQSLKPGSQLMLSGGNWPFAQIEVDERCTGCQVCTQICPTGALQINDDDEEKELRHTPALCLNCGACADYCPQQAVSQGDKVDLGKVVAATSFPLRKIHQKRFWQECEPEFLHRSKAKKLLLKF from the coding sequence ATGGAGCTGCAGCTTGAACCCGATAAATGCCTCAGGGTACGGACTGCTGCTAATATTTGTGATAACTGTGTTAAAGTCTGTCCGTCACAGGCGATAGAGATTAGTAATGGGTTCAGAATTGATAAGGAAAAATGTGATACTTGTGGCCTTTGTGCCGGAACCTGTCCGACAGAAGCCCTTATGCTGGACCAGCATTCTTATCATCAATTGATTGGTCGGGCCAGGGAAAAGCGGAAGATTGCCTTTACCTGTGAACAGAATCCATTGCTAGGGGTTATTAATCTTCCCTGTTTAGGTTATTTGTCTGAAACTTTACTGATAGGCCTGGTTTTAAACTGTAACCGGATCCGATTGGTTTTTGCTGCCGAAAAATGTGCTTCTTGTAACAGGCAAGCAGGGGCATTGATTGAAGAGAGACTGATTCGGGTGCAAGCGATGGCTTCCAGGCTGGGAAAAGAGGGAGTCTTGCTTGTTGATAATGGAGAGGAAGAAGAAGTTTTGACGAAACGGGAATTCTTCTCTTTTCTCAAAGACCGGATAGTAACTTTAACCTATTCTGGCTGGGAAGATAAAAGAGCCCGCAAAGGCAAAAAGTTGCTGCCTGCTGCCAGGGAGTTTCTCCTGAACAGCACAGGTCAAAGTTTAAAGCCTGGATCACAGCTTATGCTATCAGGCGGTAATTGGCCTTTTGCCCAGATAGAAGTGGATGAGCGCTGTACAGGCTGTCAGGTTTGTACACAAATTTGTCCTACTGGTGCCTTGCAGATAAATGATGATGATGAAGAAAAGGAGTTGCGGCATACTCCAGCCTTATGTCTAAATTGCGGGGCTTGTGCAGACTATTGCCCGCAGCAGGCGGTAAGCCAGGGGGATAAGGTGGACCTGGGCAAGGTGGTTGCTGCAACCAGTTTTCCGCTCAGGAAAATACATCAAAAAAGGTTTTGGCAGGAATGTGAACCTGAATTTTTACACCGGTCAAAAGCTAAAAAGCTTTTACTTAAATTCTAA